The following coding sequences lie in one Mycobacterium sp. Z3061 genomic window:
- a CDS encoding crotonase/enoyl-CoA hydratase family protein: MSEDRVRVRIDDNGVATATMVRADKHNALDQAMFEALVDAAAQLKGDTAVRAVVLHGEGKSFCSGLDVASFMGGERGTGVLLTRDEDRPANLAQRVSYDWSLVPAPVIAAIHGNCFGGGLQIALGADIRIAAPDAKLSVMEIKWGLVPDMGITQALPRLLPIDVAKELTFTGRIVSGSEGSELGLVTRTDADPLAAALALANEIASKSPHAIRAAKRLYDETWVSNDPRAALALESELQTGLIGSPNQIAAVVAGMSGERPVFADPA; encoded by the coding sequence GTGAGCGAAGACAGAGTCCGCGTGCGGATCGACGACAACGGTGTGGCAACGGCAACGATGGTGCGCGCCGACAAGCACAATGCGCTCGACCAGGCGATGTTCGAAGCCCTGGTGGATGCCGCCGCACAACTCAAGGGCGACACCGCGGTCCGCGCGGTCGTTCTGCACGGTGAGGGCAAGAGCTTCTGCTCGGGTCTGGACGTGGCAAGTTTCATGGGCGGCGAGCGCGGCACGGGCGTGCTGTTGACCCGGGACGAAGACCGGCCGGCGAACCTCGCCCAGCGGGTGAGCTACGACTGGTCTCTGGTACCCGCGCCAGTCATCGCCGCAATACACGGCAACTGCTTCGGTGGCGGTCTGCAGATCGCGCTCGGCGCAGACATCCGGATCGCCGCGCCGGACGCCAAGCTCAGCGTCATGGAGATCAAGTGGGGACTCGTTCCCGACATGGGCATCACCCAGGCACTGCCGAGACTTCTGCCGATCGACGTCGCGAAAGAGTTGACGTTCACCGGCCGCATCGTTTCCGGCAGCGAGGGCTCCGAGCTCGGCCTGGTCACCCGGACGGACGCGGACCCGTTGGCGGCAGCCCTGGCACTCGCGAACGAGATCGCATCAAAGTCGCCGCATGCGATCCGTGCCGCGAAGCGCTTGTATGACGAAACCTGGGTCAGCAATGACCCCAGGGCTGCGCTCGCGCTCGAATCAGAGCTGCAAACCGGACTGATCGGCTCGCCCAACCAGATCGCTGCCGTGGTGGCTGGAATGTCCGGGGAGCGGCCGGTTTTCGCTGACCCCGCTTAA
- a CDS encoding CynX/NimT family MFS transporter, with product MSAEVAGIWAEADGRAATAEEIHPAARLAGGGLLVAAVVLTALNLRPALTSVGPLLGAMRESLGASATWAGVLTTLPGLCFAAAGLAAPWLARRVGLQHAISAALAILVVGLLLRVLGGPFVVIGGTVVATAGIALVNVLIPVVIKGSFPAQIGVMTGIYTAALQGGGAMGSALTPLMESAFGSWRGALGGWAVLALLALIAWLFGARGVSTVELPARPTGGSLLRNRLAWTVTLFFGFQSTLAYIILGWLPEVFIDSGVPKATAGMLAGLVSLIAVPISIFLAPMAARSASQSGWIVALGVIGLVGVIGLLVDPAAAPLLWSVLVGLGLSVFSLALTVIALRARTTEDTAQLSGMAQGFGYLLAGIGPFLFGVLHDVTSGWTVPWIFVLVIYVLQMTMGALAGRNRYV from the coding sequence GTGAGTGCGGAAGTGGCAGGAATATGGGCCGAAGCGGACGGCCGCGCAGCCACTGCCGAAGAGATCCATCCAGCCGCCCGGCTAGCGGGCGGTGGGCTCCTGGTCGCCGCGGTGGTCCTGACGGCGCTGAACCTGCGACCCGCGCTCACCAGCGTGGGGCCCCTCCTCGGCGCGATGCGCGAATCGCTCGGCGCCTCGGCCACCTGGGCGGGCGTGCTCACCACGTTGCCCGGATTGTGTTTTGCCGCAGCGGGACTCGCTGCGCCGTGGCTGGCCCGCCGAGTCGGCCTGCAGCACGCAATCAGCGCCGCGTTGGCGATATTGGTCGTCGGCCTGTTGCTGCGCGTACTGGGCGGTCCCTTCGTGGTCATCGGGGGGACGGTGGTGGCCACCGCCGGCATCGCGTTGGTCAATGTGTTGATTCCGGTGGTCATCAAGGGGTCGTTCCCCGCTCAGATCGGGGTGATGACGGGCATCTACACCGCTGCCCTGCAGGGTGGCGGCGCGATGGGATCGGCGCTGACACCGCTGATGGAGTCCGCGTTCGGAAGTTGGCGTGGTGCGCTCGGCGGCTGGGCCGTCCTTGCGCTGCTGGCTCTCATCGCCTGGCTTTTCGGCGCCCGGGGAGTGAGTACCGTCGAGCTCCCGGCTCGCCCCACCGGCGGATCGCTGCTCCGAAATCGCTTGGCATGGACGGTAACCCTGTTCTTCGGCTTCCAGTCCACACTCGCGTACATCATATTGGGCTGGCTGCCCGAAGTGTTCATCGACAGCGGTGTGCCGAAGGCGACCGCAGGGATGCTTGCCGGCCTCGTGTCGCTGATCGCCGTGCCGATCAGTATTTTCCTCGCGCCGATGGCCGCCCGATCCGCCAGTCAGAGCGGCTGGATCGTGGCGCTGGGCGTCATCGGACTCGTCGGCGTCATCGGCCTGCTGGTTGATCCGGCAGCGGCGCCGCTGTTATGGAGTGTGCTCGTCGGCCTGGGTCTGAGCGTATTTTCGTTGGCGCTCACCGTGATTGCGCTACGCGCGCGCACCACCGAGGATACTGCTCAGTTGTCGGGGATGGCGCAGGGCTTCGGGTACCTGCTTGCCGGCATCGGCCCCTTCCTGTTCGGGGTGCTTCATGATGTCACCAGTGGGTGGACCGTGCCGTGGATCTTCGTCCTCGTGATCTACGTTCTGCAGATGACGATGGGCGCGCTGGCGGGCCGCAACCGCTACGTCTGA